The Streptomyces seoulensis genome contains a region encoding:
- a CDS encoding S1 family peptidase: MRHARRRVVRRVTRLAAVGGLLLGGGMVTQAAMASETPDAPATTFSAAGTAGGKGAALAAKLGTARSAGNWVDAQGRPVVAVTDERAAAEVRGAGAQAKVVGHSMNELKSATAALRSAPRVTGTAWAVDYRTNRIVVSGDRTVSSGDWTKMTQVASRIGDFVTMHRTQGTFTTRLNGAQPILSTGGRCSAGFNVTNGQRDFILTAGHCGPTGSIWFADGQGTRQLGATVNSSFPGGDFSLVQYDTGKAGQGADVVAVGGGKGVRITGSADAAVGQRVFRSGSTSGLRDGQVTALNATVNYPEGTVTGLIETNVCAEPGDSGGPMFSEGIALGITSGGNGDCTAGGTTFFQPVTKALTALNVKLITATPPAGAAQGASPTPATEAGQSGMTPSAARPGSTAPVNGVEGETLLARLTDTRNVGPGLLVIAGSVIALVATRYIRAEQDRKAYQRYYSATWG, from the coding sequence ATGAGGCACGCACGACGGCGGGTCGTCCGGCGAGTGACACGGCTGGCGGCGGTCGGCGGACTCCTCCTGGGAGGAGGGATGGTCACGCAGGCGGCCATGGCGAGCGAGACCCCGGACGCGCCCGCCACGACGTTCAGCGCGGCCGGCACGGCCGGGGGCAAGGGCGCGGCACTGGCCGCGAAGCTCGGCACGGCCCGCTCGGCGGGCAACTGGGTGGACGCCCAGGGCCGCCCCGTCGTCGCGGTGACCGACGAGCGGGCGGCCGCCGAGGTGCGCGGAGCCGGGGCCCAGGCCAAGGTGGTCGGGCACAGCATGAACGAGCTGAAGTCGGCGACGGCCGCGCTGCGTTCGGCACCCCGGGTCACGGGCACCGCGTGGGCGGTGGACTACCGGACCAACCGGATCGTGGTGAGCGGGGACCGCACGGTGTCGTCCGGGGACTGGACGAAGATGACCCAGGTCGCCTCACGCATCGGCGACTTCGTGACGATGCACAGGACCCAGGGCACGTTCACCACCCGGCTCAACGGCGCCCAGCCGATCCTCTCGACCGGCGGCCGCTGCTCGGCCGGGTTCAACGTGACCAACGGGCAACGGGACTTCATCCTCACGGCCGGGCACTGCGGGCCGACCGGTTCCATCTGGTTCGCGGACGGCCAGGGCACCCGGCAGCTCGGCGCCACGGTGAACAGCAGCTTCCCCGGCGGCGACTTCTCCCTCGTGCAGTACGACACCGGCAAGGCCGGCCAGGGTGCCGACGTGGTCGCGGTCGGCGGCGGCAAGGGGGTGCGGATCACCGGGTCGGCCGACGCCGCGGTGGGCCAGCGGGTGTTCCGCAGCGGCAGCACCAGCGGGCTGCGCGACGGCCAGGTGACCGCGCTCAACGCGACCGTGAACTACCCCGAGGGCACGGTCACCGGACTGATCGAAACAAATGTGTGCGCCGAACCCGGCGACAGCGGCGGCCCGATGTTCTCCGAGGGCATCGCGCTCGGCATCACCTCGGGCGGCAACGGCGACTGCACCGCCGGCGGTACGACGTTCTTCCAGCCGGTGACCAAGGCGCTCACGGCACTGAACGTCAAGCTGATCACCGCCACCCCGCCCGCCGGCGCCGCCCAGGGCGCCTCCCCCACCCCCGCGACCGAGGCCGGCCAGAGCGGTATGACACCGAGCGCGGCCCGGCCTGGCTCGACGGCTCCCGTGAACGGCGTGGAGGGCGAGACGCTGCTGGCCCGGCTCACCGACACCCGGAACGTCGGCCCCGGACTGCTGGTGATCGCGGGCAGTGTGATCGCGCTGGTCGCCACCCGGTACATCCGCGCCGAGCAGGACCGCAAGGCGTACCAGCGGTACTACTCCGCGACCTGGGGCTGA
- a CDS encoding SAM-dependent methyltransferase has protein sequence MTDNPAATNDVAVSLRARINTGQPHTARIWNYWLGGKDNYEVDRAAGDQIRQLHPGIGEYARHDRLFLGRAVRHLVGEVGIRQFLDIGTGLPTADNTHEVAQSVAPETRVVYVDNDPLVLTHARALLTSTPEGRTDYLDEDLRNIDAIFEHAAKTLDFSQPVALMLLGVVIFIGDDEDPYAMVRRLVERLPAGSYLVLSHTVTSPSMPDVDEAVKFWNEHGTPKLTQRTPEDVTRFFDGLELLEPGVVSCSRWRPEGTGEGEPEEVAMFGGVARKN, from the coding sequence GTGACCGACAACCCGGCCGCCACCAACGACGTGGCCGTGTCCCTGCGCGCCCGCATCAACACCGGCCAGCCGCACACCGCCCGGATCTGGAACTACTGGCTCGGCGGCAAGGACAACTACGAGGTCGACCGCGCGGCCGGCGACCAGATCCGTCAACTGCACCCGGGCATAGGCGAGTACGCCCGCCACGACCGCCTCTTCCTGGGCCGCGCGGTGCGTCACCTGGTCGGCGAGGTCGGCATCCGGCAGTTCCTGGACATCGGCACCGGCCTGCCCACCGCCGACAACACGCACGAGGTCGCGCAGAGCGTGGCACCGGAGACACGGGTCGTCTACGTCGACAACGACCCGCTGGTCCTCACGCACGCCCGTGCCCTGCTCACCAGCACCCCCGAGGGCCGCACCGACTACCTCGACGAGGATCTGCGCAACATCGACGCGATCTTCGAGCACGCGGCGAAGACCCTGGACTTCAGCCAGCCGGTGGCCCTGATGCTGCTCGGCGTGGTCATCTTCATCGGCGACGACGAGGACCCGTACGCCATGGTCCGGCGCCTGGTGGAGCGGCTGCCCGCGGGGAGCTACCTGGTGCTCTCGCACACCGTCACCAGCCCCTCGATGCCGGACGTGGACGAGGCGGTGAAGTTCTGGAACGAGCACGGCACCCCGAAGCTCACCCAGCGCACCCCCGAGGACGTGACCCGCTTCTTCGACGGCCTGGAGCTGCTGGAGCCGGGCGTGGTGTCCTGCTCGCGCTGGCGCCCGGAGGGTACCGGGGAGGGCGAGCCGGAGGAGGTCGCCATGTTCGGCGGGGTGGCCCGCAAGAACTGA
- a CDS encoding TetR family transcriptional regulator: MSTSSAAPPAKPPMRDALVAAAFQLFLERGYEQTTVDDIVALAEVGRRSFFRYFPSKEDVVFPDHEGCLADMTAFLSTGDDGEEPVRRVCDAARLVLRMYAENPAFSVQRYRLTRRVPGLRAYELSVVWRYERALAAYLRGRFAGRPDGTLRADVIAAAVVAAHNNALRSWLRSDGKGDAEAAVDHALGCVQAAFADAPARPAPSPFPPESPRPDDVVVLVARRDAPLWQVVRQFEAAQGEGR; the protein is encoded by the coding sequence ATGAGCACCAGCAGTGCGGCGCCGCCCGCGAAGCCGCCGATGCGCGACGCCCTGGTGGCGGCCGCCTTCCAGCTCTTCCTGGAGCGCGGGTACGAACAGACCACGGTGGACGACATCGTGGCGCTGGCGGAGGTCGGACGACGCTCGTTCTTCCGCTACTTCCCCTCCAAGGAGGACGTGGTCTTCCCCGACCACGAGGGCTGTCTGGCCGACATGACCGCGTTCCTGTCGACGGGCGACGACGGCGAGGAGCCGGTGCGGCGGGTGTGCGACGCGGCCCGGCTGGTGCTGCGCATGTACGCGGAGAACCCGGCGTTCTCGGTACAGCGCTACCGGCTGACCCGGCGGGTGCCGGGGCTGCGGGCGTACGAACTCTCCGTGGTGTGGCGCTACGAGCGCGCGCTCGCCGCGTATCTGCGCGGCCGGTTCGCCGGGCGTCCGGACGGCACGCTGCGCGCAGACGTGATCGCGGCCGCGGTGGTCGCCGCGCACAACAACGCCCTCCGCTCCTGGCTGCGTTCGGACGGCAAGGGGGACGCGGAGGCGGCCGTGGACCACGCCCTGGGCTGCGTGCAGGCCGCGTTCGCCGACGCGCCGGCGAGGCCCGCGCCGTCCCCCTTCCCGCCCGAGTCGCCGCGCCCGGACGACGTGGTGGTCCTGGTCGCCCGCCGGGACGCTCCCCTGTGGCAGGTGGTGCGGCAGTTCGAGGCGGCACAGGGCGAGGGCCGGTAA
- a CDS encoding peptidoglycan-binding protein, producing the protein MPTPPDPERPRPTRVVEPVRVLRARPTDALAELMRELMPEQGTGVRSETPARPAEDDTEELPPVPPEGLSTGTSTGTDTGEGAGARSTRRRWAVGLALAAAALTGFGCALLLPGRQEATARPTSPPVTTTAPATAPGSPAPADPDGPGTLRQGDSGPEVTELRRRLLRIPDVFRDGSPTGAYDPGLTSAVARFQLWYGIRGDEDGVYGDDTRRALESRTGTE; encoded by the coding sequence GTGCCGACACCCCCCGATCCCGAACGCCCGCGCCCCACAAGGGTCGTGGAACCCGTACGCGTCCTGCGCGCCCGCCCCACCGACGCCCTCGCGGAGCTGATGCGCGAGCTGATGCCGGAACAGGGGACCGGGGTCCGGAGCGAGACGCCCGCGCGGCCCGCCGAGGACGACACCGAGGAACTGCCCCCGGTACCGCCCGAGGGACTGAGTACGGGCACGAGCACAGGCACCGACACGGGCGAGGGCGCGGGGGCCCGTTCCACCCGGCGCCGCTGGGCGGTCGGCCTCGCCCTGGCCGCGGCCGCCCTCACCGGATTCGGCTGCGCCCTCCTGCTCCCCGGCCGCCAGGAGGCCACCGCGCGACCCACGTCCCCACCCGTCACGACCACCGCCCCCGCCACCGCACCCGGGTCCCCCGCCCCCGCCGACCCGGACGGTCCCGGTACCCTCCGCCAGGGCGACTCCGGCCCCGAGGTCACCGAACTGCGGCGCCGCCTGCTGCGCATCCCCGACGTCTTCCGGGACGGCTCTCCCACCGGCGCCTACGACCCCGGACTCACCTCGGCGGTCGCCCGGTTCCAGCTCTGGTACGGCATCCGGGGCGACGAGGACGGCGTCTACGGCGACGACACCCGCCGCGCCCTGGAGTCCCGCACCGGTACGGAGTGA
- a CDS encoding PPOX class F420-dependent oxidoreductase — protein MEDALVSRLGSGKYLLVTSYRKDGTPVATPVWVVPDGDALGVWTAADSYKVKRIRRRADVLVGPCDMRGRPTGAQHPATAEIADPATTARYRTLIARKYGIAGRLTLLGSKLRRGTEGTVGIRVTFPA, from the coding sequence ATGGAAGACGCGCTTGTGTCCCGGCTCGGCTCGGGCAAGTATCTGCTGGTCACCAGCTACCGCAAGGACGGCACCCCGGTGGCCACCCCGGTCTGGGTCGTCCCCGACGGCGACGCCCTCGGCGTCTGGACGGCCGCCGACAGCTACAAGGTCAAGCGCATCCGCCGCCGCGCGGACGTCCTCGTCGGCCCCTGCGACATGCGCGGCCGCCCCACCGGCGCCCAGCACCCGGCGACCGCCGAGATCGCCGACCCCGCCACCACTGCCCGCTACCGCACCCTGATCGCCCGCAAGTACGGCATCGCCGGCCGCCTCACCCTGCTGGGCAGCAAGCTGCGCCGCGGCACCGAGGGCACGGTGGGCATCCGGGTGACGTTCCCGGCCTGA
- a CDS encoding L,D-transpeptidase family protein has product MGDIRRRGAVALGVGALVAPLTLAVTATPAQAASCTSKAGPYQKQVERFLGRTADGKQSSADCTAIRNFQNKHGITPNIGYAGPVTWGVMDLMNRQKAVGKNPDKDGKCPTNKGRIACVNLTLQLSWVQDGKGLVYGPVPVRTGRDKYETRTGLKKVYWRDIDHVSSIYDVSMPYSQFFDGGQAFHSVGLSMWNPPGSHGCVNMTTKDAKKYWSLLKNGDDVFVYGRKPGT; this is encoded by the coding sequence ATGGGCGACATACGCAGACGAGGGGCCGTCGCACTCGGGGTCGGCGCGCTGGTCGCGCCGCTCACGCTCGCCGTCACCGCCACACCGGCCCAGGCCGCGAGCTGCACCAGCAAGGCGGGGCCGTACCAGAAGCAGGTGGAACGGTTCCTCGGCCGCACGGCCGACGGCAAGCAGTCCAGCGCCGACTGCACGGCCATCCGCAACTTCCAGAACAAGCACGGCATCACTCCCAACATCGGCTACGCCGGGCCCGTCACCTGGGGTGTGATGGACCTCATGAACCGGCAGAAGGCCGTGGGGAAGAACCCCGACAAGGACGGCAAGTGCCCGACCAACAAGGGCCGCATCGCCTGCGTGAACCTCACGCTCCAGCTCAGCTGGGTCCAGGACGGCAAGGGGCTCGTGTACGGCCCCGTGCCCGTGCGCACCGGCCGTGACAAGTACGAGACCCGCACCGGCCTGAAGAAGGTCTACTGGCGTGACATCGACCACGTCTCCAGCATCTACGACGTGTCGATGCCGTACAGCCAGTTCTTCGACGGCGGGCAGGCGTTCCACTCCGTGGGTCTCAGCATGTGGAACCCGCCGGGCTCCCACGGCTGTGTGAACATGACCACGAAGGACGCGAAGAAGTACTGGTCACTGCTGAAGAACGGCGACGACGTCTTCGTCTACGGCCGCAAGCCCGGCACCTGA
- a CDS encoding MBL fold metallo-hydrolase: protein MTARIERLVTSGQFTLDGRSWDVDNNVWIVGDDHEAVVIDPAHDAEAIAAAVGDRRLTAIVCTHAHNDHVNAAPALADLTGATIWLHPDDLPLWQLTHPDREPDEHLVDGQVLETAGADLTVLHTPGHAPGAVCLYDPGLGAVFSGDTLFQGGPGATGRSYSHFPTIIDSIRDRLLTLPPETKVLTGHGDPTTIGDESGHLQEWIERGH from the coding sequence ATGACCGCCCGTATCGAACGCCTCGTCACCTCCGGCCAGTTCACCCTCGACGGGCGAAGCTGGGACGTCGACAACAACGTGTGGATCGTCGGCGACGACCATGAGGCCGTCGTCATCGACCCGGCCCACGACGCCGAGGCCATCGCTGCGGCCGTCGGTGACCGCCGCCTCACCGCGATCGTGTGCACCCACGCGCACAACGACCACGTCAACGCCGCCCCCGCCCTGGCGGACCTCACCGGCGCCACCATCTGGCTGCACCCCGACGACCTGCCGCTGTGGCAGCTCACCCACCCCGACCGCGAGCCCGACGAGCACCTGGTCGACGGCCAGGTGCTGGAGACCGCCGGAGCCGACCTGACCGTGCTGCACACCCCCGGCCACGCCCCCGGCGCCGTCTGCCTCTACGACCCCGGTCTCGGTGCCGTCTTCAGCGGTGACACCCTCTTCCAGGGCGGACCCGGCGCCACCGGGCGGTCGTATTCGCACTTCCCGACGATCATCGACTCCATCCGCGACCGGCTCCTCACCCTCCCCCCGGAGACCAAGGTACTGACCGGCCACGGCGACCCGACGACCATCGGCGACGAATCGGGCCACCTCCAGGAGTGGATCGAGCGCGGCCACTGA
- a CDS encoding SDR family NAD(P)-dependent oxidoreductase, whose protein sequence is MTDLTHRFTGHGALVTGAGRGIGAAVARRLAQEGAQVLVTDRDAPEAERTAASLRHQGLAAEALACDVADRASVEAAVSRAVTAFGSLDVLVNCAAHCSPEGPAFEDDPDESWLRDLDITLGGVRRCCQAALPHLAASGHGAVVSIGSVNGLQDFGNHAYSAAKAGLGSLTRTLAGQAAARGVRVNLVAPGTVRTSAWEGRDDDLDAVRDCYPLGRVGEPEDVAAAVAFLASRDAAWITGTTLVVDGGLTAVHTGFRTALDRSRAGRR, encoded by the coding sequence ATGACGGATCTCACCCACCGCTTCACGGGCCACGGCGCCCTCGTCACGGGCGCGGGCCGGGGTATCGGCGCGGCCGTCGCCCGGCGCCTCGCGCAGGAGGGCGCACAGGTCCTGGTGACCGACCGGGACGCGCCGGAGGCGGAGCGCACCGCGGCCTCGCTGCGCCACCAGGGGCTCGCGGCCGAGGCGTTGGCGTGCGACGTGGCCGACCGGGCGTCCGTGGAAGCGGCCGTCTCCCGCGCGGTCACCGCGTTCGGCTCGCTCGACGTACTGGTGAACTGCGCCGCCCACTGTTCCCCGGAGGGCCCGGCGTTCGAGGACGACCCGGACGAGTCCTGGCTCCGTGACCTCGACATCACCCTGGGCGGTGTCCGCCGCTGCTGCCAGGCCGCGCTGCCGCACCTCGCCGCCTCCGGGCACGGCGCCGTCGTCAGCATCGGCTCGGTCAACGGCCTCCAGGACTTCGGCAACCACGCCTACAGCGCCGCCAAGGCCGGCCTCGGCTCCCTGACCCGTACTCTCGCCGGGCAGGCGGCCGCCCGCGGGGTGCGGGTGAACCTGGTCGCACCGGGCACCGTGCGCACCTCGGCCTGGGAGGGGCGCGACGACGATCTGGACGCCGTACGCGACTGCTACCCGCTGGGCCGGGTCGGCGAGCCCGAGGACGTCGCGGCCGCCGTCGCCTTCCTCGCCTCCCGCGACGCCGCCTGGATCACCGGCACCACCCTCGTCGTCGACGGCGGGCTCACCGCCGTGCACACCGGATTCCGCACCGCGCTGGACAGGAGCCGCGCCGGGCGGAGGTAA
- a CDS encoding SpoIIE family protein phosphatase, with product MTSEPASPVDPGFGADVAALAKVVARQRAELERLRDLAASSAVLERAKGALMAMTGRSADSAHGELLARTEAGRRTLIEECWLTLGALEPPKPTPADTEDPGPLEPWSAASRQPAPTAPGDLADVLGDLGRDLVRVGSPQELAGYLLRHLGPDAAADAVLLYQHLPEDGLELIGYAGIDAALAGRWHHMPPLSRLAPLECLRTGEPRWLEDLAADRRRYLLGDPPDRWHSRAWLPVPAGPGSGVALGVLRTQEGPFEPRERRLLLAAARLCAGRLRAFDAAADGETDGAARSVQAVLDGLPGAAILLCPLRAASGAVEDYRIEAASPEAVDVFGNTGREMIGRHILESYPSVAGEQLWHGYLTALTTGVPFESAPFAYQDVVDGVPVTATYSVRAAPLADGLLVTWLRLDPLDRQEQRLWDVQRLGNLGWANWNLVTGDISWSAQTYAVLGLNAARGPVALAELPALVAPQDSGPLRAAITGLVRHARPFDVPFRMETPDGVRHLRIVAEAVTEPDGTPAEVHGFVQDLTAQRSAELALVESERAMLLQRGVLQAERALADRLQHALLPLPAGPVRLAGLRVEVAYLPAQSGIQVGGDWFSAIELSDDAALFVVGDVAGHGIGAVATMAQLRFTAKGMVGTGSSLTGALTRLNTLLLHSRDGRSTATMVLARYDPTTRVLAWAQAGHPPPLLVRGGTARFLTRPVGMLLGASATPVFDSAEARLEPGDRLLLFTDGLVERPGEDVHAGFARLADTVRTHGEDSLDTLLGMMLVDEHRDDVCVVDIRLPVE from the coding sequence GTGACGAGCGAGCCCGCATCCCCTGTGGACCCCGGTTTCGGCGCCGACGTCGCGGCGCTGGCCAAAGTCGTGGCCCGGCAACGCGCCGAGTTGGAGCGGCTGCGCGACCTCGCCGCCTCCTCGGCGGTGCTGGAGCGGGCCAAGGGCGCGCTGATGGCCATGACCGGCCGGTCGGCCGACTCCGCCCACGGGGAGCTGCTCGCGCGGACCGAGGCCGGCCGCCGCACCCTGATCGAGGAGTGCTGGCTCACCCTGGGCGCGCTGGAGCCCCCGAAGCCCACCCCTGCGGACACGGAGGACCCCGGACCGCTGGAGCCCTGGTCGGCCGCCTCCCGGCAGCCCGCGCCCACCGCACCCGGCGACCTCGCGGACGTCCTGGGTGACCTGGGCCGGGATCTCGTCCGGGTCGGCTCGCCCCAGGAGCTGGCCGGGTATCTGCTGCGGCACCTGGGCCCGGACGCGGCCGCCGACGCCGTACTGCTCTACCAGCACCTGCCCGAGGACGGTCTCGAACTCATCGGGTACGCGGGTATCGACGCCGCCCTCGCCGGGCGCTGGCACCACATGCCGCCGCTGAGCAGGCTGGCCCCGCTGGAGTGTCTGCGCACGGGCGAGCCGCGCTGGCTGGAGGACCTGGCGGCGGACCGTCGGCGGTACCTGCTCGGGGACCCGCCCGACCGATGGCATTCGCGGGCCTGGCTGCCGGTGCCCGCCGGGCCGGGCTCCGGCGTGGCGCTCGGGGTGCTGCGCACCCAGGAGGGACCGTTCGAGCCGCGTGAGCGCCGGCTGCTGCTGGCGGCGGCCCGGTTGTGCGCGGGACGGCTGCGCGCCTTCGACGCGGCGGCGGACGGCGAGACGGACGGTGCCGCCCGGAGCGTGCAGGCGGTGCTCGACGGGCTGCCGGGCGCCGCGATCCTGCTGTGCCCGCTGCGGGCCGCCTCCGGCGCGGTGGAGGACTACCGCATCGAGGCCGCGAGCCCGGAGGCGGTCGACGTGTTCGGCAACACCGGGCGCGAGATGATCGGCCGGCACATCCTGGAGAGCTATCCGTCCGTGGCGGGCGAGCAGTTGTGGCACGGCTATCTGACGGCGCTGACCACCGGGGTGCCGTTCGAGAGCGCGCCGTTCGCCTACCAGGACGTGGTGGACGGCGTGCCGGTGACCGCCACGTACTCCGTGCGGGCGGCGCCGCTGGCCGACGGGCTGCTGGTGACCTGGCTGCGGCTCGACCCGCTGGACCGGCAGGAGCAGCGGCTGTGGGACGTGCAGCGGCTGGGCAATCTGGGCTGGGCCAACTGGAACCTGGTCACCGGCGACATCTCCTGGTCGGCGCAGACCTACGCGGTGCTCGGGCTGAACGCGGCGCGCGGACCCGTGGCGCTCGCGGAACTGCCCGCGCTGGTGGCGCCGCAGGACTCGGGGCCGCTGCGGGCTGCGATCACCGGACTCGTCCGCCACGCACGCCCCTTCGACGTGCCCTTCCGCATGGAGACGCCCGACGGGGTGCGGCACCTGCGGATCGTCGCGGAGGCGGTGACCGAGCCGGACGGCACGCCCGCCGAGGTGCACGGGTTCGTGCAGGACCTCACCGCCCAGCGCAGCGCCGAACTCGCGCTGGTGGAGAGCGAGCGGGCGATGCTGCTGCAGCGCGGGGTGCTCCAGGCCGAACGGGCACTGGCCGACCGGCTGCAGCACGCGCTGCTCCCGCTGCCCGCCGGTCCGGTCCGGCTGGCCGGGCTGCGGGTCGAAGTGGCCTACCTGCCGGCCCAGTCGGGCATCCAGGTCGGCGGCGACTGGTTCAGCGCCATCGAACTCTCCGACGACGCGGCGCTGTTCGTGGTCGGCGACGTGGCGGGCCATGGCATCGGGGCGGTGGCCACGATGGCTCAACTCCGTTTCACCGCCAAGGGGATGGTGGGCACGGGGTCTTCGCTGACCGGGGCCCTGACCCGGCTGAACACCCTGCTGCTGCACTCACGGGACGGCCGCAGCACCGCCACCATGGTGCTGGCCCGCTACGACCCCACGACCCGCGTCCTGGCCTGGGCCCAGGCCGGGCACCCGCCGCCGCTGCTGGTGCGCGGAGGCACCGCACGCTTCCTCACCCGGCCCGTCGGCATGCTGCTCGGCGCGAGCGCGACCCCGGTGTTCGACTCGGCCGAGGCCCGGCTGGAACCCGGCGACCGGCTGCTGCTGTTCACCGACGGCCTGGTGGAACGCCCCGGCGAGGACGTCCACGCGGGCTTCGCCCGCCTCGCCGACACGGTCCGCACCCACGGCGAGGACAGCCTGGACACCCTGCTCGGCATGATGCTGGTCGACGAACACCGCGACGACGTGTGCGTGGTGGACATCCGGCTCCCGGTGGAGTGA
- a CDS encoding Zn-ribbon domain-containing OB-fold protein: protein MYHHSAGTAQPVAGSGGLLTDRPADSIEYQRCAWCGTAMYHRLLCPVCQGSDLRTERSEGVGTVRHSTIVHRNTPAARNVSLVELAEGFVVRGRVMGPPVGIHSGDRVRLSTAKDPVRGEPVFQLLDEVCRAWT, encoded by the coding sequence GTGTACCACCACTCAGCAGGAACGGCCCAGCCGGTGGCAGGCTCAGGGGGCCTCCTCACGGACCGCCCCGCCGACTCCATCGAGTACCAGCGCTGCGCCTGGTGCGGCACCGCGATGTACCACCGGCTCCTCTGTCCGGTCTGCCAGGGCAGCGACCTGCGCACCGAGCGCAGCGAGGGCGTCGGCACGGTCCGGCACTCCACGATCGTCCACCGCAACACCCCCGCCGCCCGCAACGTCTCCCTGGTCGAACTGGCGGAGGGCTTCGTCGTGCGCGGCCGGGTCATGGGGCCGCCGGTCGGCATCCACAGCGGCGACCGGGTCCGCCTCTCCACGGCCAAGGACCCGGTGCGGGGCGAGCCGGTCTTCCAACTGCTGGACGAGGTCTGCCGGGCGTGGACCTGA